The genomic stretch CCATAACCACCATCGCAGTGTTGAACGCATGTAAAATGACATTCGTGAGGTGATGTCCGACGGGATTCAATCCCCAGATTGCATAATCTAAGGCGTGGGATATCCAGGTGAGAGGATGCCAATTTGAGGCGTGAAATTTGAGGAATGCCGATCTGATTAAATCCAGATTCATCGAGCGGATCATCGGGTTATCGGTGACATAGTAGACATCATCCCATACGAGAAATTCGTTCTGCAGACTGGGGAGATACACAAGGAAGGTTATGACTGAGACCATCCCGGCAAGGAAATATTGAGAAGTTCTTGTTTTTGGGGCTGGTCCTTCTCCCGACCACTGCCTGTCAACTGACAGGAGTGAAGTTTCGGAAGAGATGTCATTGCGAGCAAGGGTGCTCTGCGGAACTTCTCTCTTCTTCCTAGAGGGCTTGCTCATCCGCCATAAAATACCACATCCCTGATAATCGAGTCATCTCACTGCTCAGCCAGCTGAAGCATTGTATGGGCTTTGCATACAAGGCGGGAGCAAATTGGGGTAACACTGGAGAAGATGCTATCTCAGGTGGTGATTGTCTAATCTGTCCTGAATACCATTGCATGTAAGAAATGGGCAAACGATCAAATGGGGTTCGGCCGCTACTTGAGGTATCGTGGTGCGTTACAGCCGAAGGAATCTCCCAATTCACAAGCCCGGTTGAAATCCGCAATGGCAGGTTGTGCCCTACCGAGTTTGAGATAGACAAGCCCGCGATTGACAAAGATCTGAGGATCATTTTGGTTCAATGTGCTGGCCTTGTTGTAATCGTCGAGAGCCCTGTCGAGCCGGCCTATCTGATCATAGGTACTGCCCCGGTTATTATAGGCGTCATAATAATATGGGTTCAGCGCAATCGCCTCATCAAAGTCAGCGAACGCCTTGTCGAGCTGACCGGCTTCGACGAGCGCGTTTGCTCTGTTAAAGTAGGCCAGGGGGATCGTTGACGGCTCCTTTTCGATCACGTAATTCCAGAAGACAAGAGAATCCCGCCATATCCTTATCTGTGCGAGAGTCAGATATGTCAGGGATATGAATGCCGTGGCGATTACGAAAAGATAGGAGAACTGAAGAAGCAGCCTCCTCTTTCTCGCGGCGCCTACCTTTATCCAACCCCATGCCGCTCCTATCCCTGCGATGGCAAAAAGGCTGATGCTCGGCAGATACAGATATCTGTCTGCCATCGATTGTGCACCTACCTGAACGATGCCGAGAACCGGGAGCAATGTTATCAGATAATAACTCCAGGCTGCGAGAAATAAAGTATTCCTCCGCGAAAGGACCAGAAAGGCGCCGGTAATCCCGACCATACCGGCGATCGCCAAGGGATACTCTACGGACGAAAGCGATACGTCTTGGGGATATGGATAATAAGGGATTAAATTTATCGGCACTACCAATTTCGAGAGATAGGTGAGGATCGATTTCGCCGCCACGAGTACCCGTGTTGACAAAGGCACAACCCTCATGAGTTCCATGGCGGCCTTCTGCGCGTGCATGGTTACTATCGATGAGAGAAGACTGAGCGTAATGAAAGGGATCTTCTCGACCAATGCAACACGGAATGACTTAAGAGACTGGATTCTCCGCAGCGGGTACCAGTCTAAAATCAGCATAACGGCGGGGAGGCTAACCGCCATCGGCTTGCTGAGCAAAGCGAGAACAAAGAAACCGAATGTAAGCAAATAGTACTTCGAGCGAAACGGGAATACCCGTGCCGAATAACCGGGGACAACTCTATCGTATTTCAGGTACATCATGATACTGAGCAGGAAGAATAGTCCGCAGAGAAGATCCTTCCTTTCAGCAACCCATGCCACTGATTCCACATGAATGGGATGAAGTCCAAAAAGTAACCCTATTACAGCCCCTGCGATAAGGATGCCCCTCTCTTTCAGGCATGAGACTGCCCCACTCTTTATTACCCTCTCCCGATGCAGCTTAAGCAATCGTACGCTTATCAGAACGACGAGAGCAGTGTTCGCAGCATGGAAAATGACATTCGTGAGGTGATGTCCGACGGGATTCAATCCCCACATGGCGTAGTCCAAGGCGTGGGACACCCACGTGAGGGGATGCCAATTGGCCTCATAGAAATCGGTAAAGGCCCATTTGATGAAATCCCAGTCAAAGGAACGAATGTGCGGATTGTTGTAGACATACGGTTTGTCATCCCAATGCTTAATGAAGTCATTATGAAGAGATGAAAGATATACGATGAACGTTATGACGGAAACGGATGATATAAGCAAAGGCAGGTGTCTGACCTTTCCTGCCTTTTCGGCCGGTCCTTCGCTCGATAATTGCCGATCATCCGGCTCATGGAAAGACTCTGAAGTCTTGTCGCCCGCGGTCCGGTAGCCCGACGCCTTTTTCTTCCTCCCCGGAAGGCTATCCATAAGTTTCACAATACCACACTCCGTATAATTGCGTCTTTCGGTCATCTCCCTTCTCTTGTTGCCTTCGCTCTGCTAATATAGTTACATGATTTCCCAAAATAATGATCTTCCCCTTCACGCACCATGAACCGGAACAAGATATGTCCTGTTTGCGGAAGCGAGTACCTCCCGCAGATAGAGAAGTGCGCCGATTGCGGCGCGGTCCTTCTCCTGCCCGAGGAGTTGAAAAAGGCGGAGGAGGAAAAGAAGAGGCTCATGGAGAGGGCCCTCGAAAGCGAGGTCGTGGTCAGGGAAGGCGATCTGAATTGGCTCAGTGAGCTATACACAGTCCTCATCGACGCCGGCATCCCCTGCGCTGTCCGTTCCGATGCAGACTGCGGGAAAGGCTGCGGCAGCAAATACCGCTTGGTCGTATCGCCGGAAGAATCCGAGCGGGCGCGGGAGCGGATCGAGGAATACTTCATGGAGATGCATCCCGAGATCCGCGCTTCCCGGGAACGCGTGAAGGAAGGCAGATGTCCGGCCTGTGGCTCTCCTGTCGGAGCAGGCGAACGCGAGTGCCCGGATTGCGGCCTGCCGCTCGTCATTGTCGAGGAAGAGGGAGAAGAAAGTTAGTTGCCTTATCTTGTCGAATACCCTGAGGACTCGAGAGATTTCAGATTATTACAAGCCGGTTGACTTCCAGAGTCACATGCTCTCCTGAAGTCTGAAATGGCCGGTGGAACTTGACCCAGTTCAAGGTACGCAAGCCCCCGGTAAAGAAAATAGAATTCTCGGCCGACGTTGCTGCCGGCACCATACTGATTCCACAGAATCGCCTGGCTGTACTGTTCAATCGCCTTATCGAATCGCCTCATCTTGGCGAAAAGGAGACCCCGACTGAAATAGACATCCGCATGGTAGGGCTCCAATGAGACTATCGTATCGTAATCAGCCAATGCCTTATCAGGTTGTCCCCTGTCAGCAAACGCCTTCCCCCTTTTGAAGTAGGCATAGGTACTGCCAACAGGTGCCTTCTCAATGACATAGGTCCAGAGATCGATGTCATTCCTCCATATACTCATCTGCTCGATAGTCAGGTATGACATGGTGACAAACAGAACGGATACTGCGACAGCACCGAGGAGACCTGAAATCAGACTCGCCTTTATCCCCGTCAGATTTACCCTTGAAAAGATCCACGCAACCGCAGATCCGACGACAAGGAATGGCCCCAGGCTTGGCAGATAGGTATACCTGTCCGCCATCGCCTGTCCCCCCACCTGAACAAGACCGAGCACCGGCAGCAAGGTCACCACATAATAGCTCCAGACCGATAACCATAGCTTGTGACGCTTCATGGTCATGAAACAGGCTGCCTGGATGCAGGCGATGATTATCAGAGGAATGGAATACTCGAAAGACGACGGTTCGATGTCACGTGGGTAAGGGTAAATCGGCATCAAATTGAGAGGAAAGACCATCTTGAGAAGATAACTGACGATGGCCTTCCCCGCTACAAGCATTCGCCAGGTCAGTGGCACATGTTCAGTCAACAGCGTCGCCCCCGCAGCCTTTTGTGCAAGGAGAGTCACTATCGATGAAAGAAGGGAAAGCGCAACGAAGGGGAGTTTCTGAAAAAGGGCTATTCCGAATGTCTTTCCGGACTCTATTCTCCTGAAAGGATACCAATCGAGAATCAGCAAGACTGCCGGAAGGCTGACCGCCATCGGTTTGCTCAAGAGTGCCGGGATGAAGAAACCAAGGGCAGAGAGGTATTTCCCAGAAAGAAAAGGAGTGGCGATACCGCCGCGCGGCTCCTTCGAGCTCACATATCTCGTATACATCAGGAGACTGAGCAGGAAGAAGAGGCCACAGAGGAGATCCTTCCGCTCGGCGACCCACGCCACCGATTCCACATGGAGAGGGTGGATGCCGAACAATAAGCCGGTTACCCCTGCGATTATCAACGCCCCCCGGTCTGTGAAACCCAGGGTCGAGTCCTTTGACTTCGCCGTCTCCCGATACGCCTTCACAAGCTTCGTCACGAGAACTACCACGAGAAATGTGTTTGCCGCGTGCAAGAGGTTATTCGTGAGATGATGACCCAGAGGGTTCAGCCCCCAAACCGTGTAATCGAGGGCATGCGAAATCCACGTGAGAGGATGCCAGTTGGCAGCGCGGAACTCGAGAAATGCCGACTTGATCAGGGCGAAATCGAATGAACGGATAATTGGATTATTCGTGATATACTCATCATCGTCCCATGAGAGGAGGTCATTCTTCAGACAAAAGAGGTACATGAGAAAGGTCACAAGGGAAACAGCCGCCGCAACCAAATAAGGAGTATTTCTCTCTCCGCCGAGGAATCTTTCTCCCGATGACCGCCTCTTACCCGCTTTGCCTGACGATTCAATAGGGGTATCGCCGCTGTTCTGACGCCCTGATGCTCTTCCTTCTTTCCCCGGAGGCTTACCCATGAGTTCATAAGATATCATACCCTGGACAATCGCGTCTCTCCCCGTTCAGAGAGTCCGGTATCCGACAACCGGGGTGTTTCCCTAAAGCGGGCTTTTGTGATAGAGTTAACGTATGCGAATTCCGGAGGAGAAGAGAACGGTGGGTCGCTGTCATCTCCTTCGGCCGTGCCGGCTCCTGAGAAGCACGGGGGAAGAGAAGGATGAGCAAGAAGAAGCTTCTGAAAAAGACCGTCGCCCATATAGATATTAAGGCGTTCGACGCGACTCCCGTCATTGCGCAGTTCGAAAACACCGCCTTTCAGGCGAAGAATCTCTCGCGCGCCTGTGAAATCTACGAGAAGATGCTGAAGGACAGGGACTGTGCGGTGATACTCTGCCTTTCCGGTTCGCTCTTCAGCGCCGGGCTGAAGAAGATCGTCCATGACATGGTCGAGAACAACATGGTTGATGCCATCATATCGACGGGTGCGATCATCGTTGATCAGGATTTCTTCGAGGCCATCGGATTCAGGCACTACCAGGGATCCCCCCGCAGCAACGACGACGAGCTCTTCAAGCTGGGCATCGACAGGATATACGATACCTTTATCGACGAGGACGAGTTGAGGGAATGTGACCTGACCGTCAAGAGGATAGCCGACGGACTCCCGCCGCAGGCATACTCGTCGCGGGAGTTCATAGCCTTCATGGGGAAATTCCTCGACACCCGACGCAAGGGCGATGGTTCCGTTGTCTGGGCGGCGTTCAAAAAGCAGGTGCCGATATTCGTTCCGGCCTTTTCTGATTCGAGCGCCGGGTTCGGACTCGTGCTTCATCAGTGGGAAAGAAAGAATGAGCCGAAGGTGGCGATCGATTCTGTGAAAGACTTCCTGGAGCTGACGAAGATCAAGATCGCCTCGAAGAGTACGGGGCTGCTCATGATCGGCGGCGGCGTACCGAAGAACTTCGCCCAGGATGTGACGGTCTCGGCCGAGATCCTGGGGAAAGAATCAGGCATGCATAAATACGCCGTTCAGATTACCGTTGCCGATGAAAGGGACGGGGGCCTCTCCGGTTCGACCCTGAAAGAGGCACATTCGTGGGGGAAGGTCGACGACGTCTATGAACAGATGGTCTTCTCGGAGGCGACACTCGCCTTTCCGCTCCTCGCGAGCTACGCTTACCACAAGGGAAGCTGGAAGAAACGCGGCGCACGAAGGCTGAACCGGCTGTTCGCGGAGGAAGGCCTGTGACAATGACCCCGAGGAAGGCTTTCCTGACGAAGGGAGTCGGCGTTCACAAGGACAAGCTCTCTTCCTTTGAGGTCGCGCTGAGGAATGCGGGGATCGAGAAATGCAATCTCGTTTATGTCTCGAGCATCCTCCCGCCCCACTGTAAAATCATACCGAAGGGTCGGGGCCTCAAACTCCTCTTGCCGGGGCAGGTGACCTTCTGCGTCATGGCGAGGAACGAAACGAATGAGCCGAACAGGCTCATATCAGCAGCGGTCGGCGTTGCGATGCCGAAGGACCGCGTCAACTACGGGTACCTTTCGGAGCACCATGCGTTCGGGGAGACGTCAAAGATATCCGGAGATTATGCCGAAGATCTTGCGGCGACGATGCTCGCGACGACGCTCGGCATCTCCTTCGATCCGAACCGGGCCTGGAACGCCAGGAAAAAAGACTACCGGGCGAGCGGCCATATCTTCAAGACAACCCATATCTGTCAGTCGGCGGAGGGTGACAAGAATGGGCTCTGGACGACGGTCGTAGCAGCAACGGTCTTCATCATCGATCAGGATGTCTGAAGAGCCTCCCTTCAACTTTTGCGGCCTCGCTGACGAATTTACCACGATCGGAAATTCAGCTATTGTCATGCTGCCCGTGCCCTTTGATGAAACGAGCACCTGGATCAAGGGAGCGGACAAGGGCCCAGACGCGATCATCGAAGCCTCCCGTCACCTCGAACTCTATGACAGGGAAACCGATACCGAGGTATACCGGAAGGGCATCTTCACGGACCGGGCGATCGTGACGGCAGGCTCTGAACCGATGATCGAAGAGGTCTTCCGGAGAACATCCGAACTGCTTCAGCAGGAGAAATTTGTTGTCACGGTCGGAGGCGAACATTCGATCTCGATAGGCGCGGTTAGGGCTCACGCGGCCCTTCATGAGAAGATGGCGGTCCTGCACCTCGATGCACACGCTGATCTGCGGGATACGTATGAAGGTTCCCGATACAATCATGCCTGTACGGTCGCACGCATACAGGAGACGGTGGAGACGGTGATATCCGTGGGAATACGGAGCATGGACTCCTCAGAGCGCACGAAGCTTGATGAAAAGAGAGTCTTCTATGCGGACTATATCCACGGAGCAAATGGCTGGATTGGAGAGGTGCTTGCGGTTCTTCCCCGGCGCGTCTACGTGACGATCGACCTTGACGTGTTCGACCCGGGGATCATGCCGTCCACCGGAACGCCGGAGCCGGGCGGGCTCGACTGGTATCAGGTCCTGAGACTCTTAAGGACTGTGTCCCAGGAAAAGGTCATTACCGGGTTCGATGTGGTCGAACTCTGCCCATCGGCAGACAGGGCCCCGGATTTTCTTGCCGCCAAGCTCATCTACAAGTTGTTGAGCTATTCGTTCGCTTGACAGGCCTGTTTCGTCCGCTCCTTGCGTGTCATTGCCTGCCTACCTTCTTCCCGATCTGATAGCAGAGACCGCGGAGCGTCTTTAGCTCCCAGTCCGTGAGCCCTGCCCTGCCGATGAAATGCTTCAGATTCGCCATGGTCCTTTTCCTTATGTTTCTGTCACCCCTCGGGATATATTCAAGCAATTCGAGCGTCACGGAAATGCTCTCATAGAGATCCGCGATCTCTCCGTGTCCTTGCAGGCCGGGCGGGGCGGCGGTCCCCTGAGGGATGATGTGGGAACCCCGGCCGCCTCCCGCCTCTGGCCCGCCCGGCTCCGCGAGGAAAAGCTCGTAGGCGATGATCAGCACCGCATGGGAGAGGTTGAGAGAGGGCTGGAGCCTGCTGCTCGGTATCGTGAGCATGAATCCGCATTCCTCCACTTCCTCGTTCGAGAGCCCCCGCGCCTCCCTGCCGAAGAGGATCGCCACCTTGTTGTTGACCGCCATGCGGAAAATCTTTGATGCCCCCTCACCTGCGGGCATGATTACCCCACGGCTCTTTCCCCTTCGCCGAGTCGTCCCGACGACGATTGCCTTGTCCTTTATCGCATCAGCGACGCTCGGATAGATCACAGCCGAGTCGAGAACATCGTGGGCGTTTCTCGCGAACCACGACCCTTCAGTGGTCATCTCGGGAGGAGGACTCACGAGACAGAGGTTCCGGAAACCCATATTCTTTATTGCCCTGGCAGAGGCGCCAATGTTGCCCGGTTCCTTCGGTTCTACAAGAACGAAATAGACGTTATCCTGCCATGCCTTCATCATCTGCAATACCGATCAGCCATGCGCTCTTCAGGGGCTCCGGGGAAAATAGATTCTCAGGGAATTACATCCGAAATCATCCCCCAGGTCACAGGCCTTTCTTAGATCGGAGAGGGCGAGTCGAATCTGACCGATCTGAAGATAGAGGAGACCCCGATTGACGGGAAGCATTGCGCGGTGACGCTCCCCTCTTTCTTTTCGACGACCCAGCCACGGATTCTAAAATACCACAGATCTCGTCATCGCGTCACTGCTTCTCTCTTTCGGGTTTCCGTCCGCTGTCGGGCCCGCTGGGCTCGGGAATTATCTCGCATGGAATCTTTAACGGGAGGATGGCGGGGTCTGTATGGTCGGGGTTTAATCCGACCTGCGCGGGCCAGCGAGGAACGGACGGGAGCTATCGTCGGGATGAATGTTTGTCCTGATGCGCCGTAAATACCTCGTCGAAAAATGGCGCCATCAAGATAAATGCCTTGAAAACGTCGGGATCGAAGTGTTCCGGGCTTGTCCGTCCATCCCCCTCTGTTATCACCCTGAAAGCATCCCCGTGATTCAGGGGAAGTTTATACGGCCTCTTGGACCTCAGTGCATCATACTCGTCAGCGAGCCTGACTATGCGGCCTTCCACCGGTATCGTGACCCCCTTCAATCCCCTCGGATACCCTTCACCGCACCAGCTTTCATGATGGTTTAACGCGATCGACTCAGCCATCTGGAGCGTCTTGTCCGCTGAACCGCTCAGCATTTTAGCGCCTATCGTGGTATGCCTCTTTATGATCTCGAACTCCTCCTCCGTGAGCAGGCCAGGCTTCAGGAGGATATTGTCGGGTATCCCTATCTTTCCGATATCGTGGAGAGAACTTGCGAGTCCGATTTTTTCGACGAAATCCCGATACATACCCATGGCCTCGGCTATCTTGGCCGAATAGAGGCCGATTCGTGAAACATGGGCTCCCGTTGCGCTATCCCGGAATTCGGCAATTGCGGACAGACGTTCTATGATCTCGACACTCAGACTACTCGCCATCGTCGCCGTCTCGGCCAATTCCCGGGTCCTTCGCAGCACGGTATCTTCAAGCATGACCCGGTAATCCTTTTCAGCCTCAGCCATCCGGTGGTACTTGAGCGCCTTCTCGACGGCGCGGATAAGATAATCCGTCTTGAATGGCTTCAGGAGAAAACTGAAGGCCCCTTTGTTTATCGCCTCGATCGCCGTATCCACTTCCGCGTATCCGGTCATTAAGATGACCGGTATCTCGGGGTTGATGTCATGGATCCGTTCAATGAGTCCAAGGCCGGAAACACCGGGCATCCGGATATCGCTCAATACAGCAACAACCGCGTTACGCTGCAAGAGGGCCAGCGCCTCTCCCGCGTTCTTGGAACAGATGACAGGATAATGAAATGCCATGAGCGCCGACGAGATAAAGTCGAGAACTGAGGGGTCGTCGTCGACGATGAGAATGTTTCCTTCTATTTCTCCTGTTTCACTCATCTATGAACCTTCGGCATCGAAACGCCACAAGATTACAAATGATCACGTGTTCTTGAAGAGAGACGTCATTTCTTGACCGTCTGTGCCTTTACCGTGACATGCGTTATAGCACCTCCTCCGCTTCCGTCGCATCCGACCAGTTTAACGGCGAGAGGCTTACCGATGAATTTTCCGGGCTGGATCGTCTCCGCGACGTCCAGGTCAAGCCAAAAGATACCGCTTATCGTACAGAAGGTTATGTCCGCGGGACACTGCTGCGACAGGGAGAAATGGGTCAGCTCTCTTGAAGGTTCCATAAACATACCGTTCACTGAGGGTCGGGCGGTGATGCGTGCGGGGCCAGTGACAGGGGCGATCTGTTTCTCGAAGAGCATCATGACTTCCACCGCGAGCACACTTCCGGCGTTCCCTTCCTTAATGGTGGCCGTCAGCAAGGTTCCTTCTCCGCCGCGACAATTCGGAATCGTGACACCGGGCCTCGACGCGAAGACCGAATTCATCCCGGGTGAGGTGTCCCATTCGGCAGAGAGCGGCAGCACCCCTTGAATGAGGAAACAAACAACTATAATGAAGCGGACAATGGATGAGCCCATGGCATGAACCCCCTCATGTCGGTTTTCTCGCGACTGTCCTTCCGGTCACGGTATCCTCCATTCAATGATAGTATGATTTCCCTTCCACCGCAAGCAAACGCAATCCCTCACTATTTTATACAAGCCGAGGCAACCTATCAAGTAATGCCGCAGCGCCGAAAGACAGAAGGCCGCACTTCTTCAGCTTATATGACTTCAGATCTCTTCTGCCGGCATGCTCTTCCTTATTCTCTTTGCTTCTCCAAAAGGGCGCCTTTTTTGTATAATGAGAATCTATGGACCGCGTCGGATTTGTCTATGATGACATTTTGCTGAAGCACGAACCCCCGCCGTGGCACCCAGAAAAGAAAGACCGGCTCATCCGCATCCTGAGGGCACTGAAAGCCTCAAACCTATGGGATCGCATCGTTCCGATAAAACCGCGCAAGGCCAGCTACGACGACCTTGCCCTCGTGCATACCCCCGGGTATATCGAGAAGATGAAGACCTTTACGGGAGAATGTCTGGATATGGATACCTTTGTTTCAGAAGGCAGTCTGGAGGCCGCGCTCTATGCTGCGGGCTCCGTCATCGAGGCCGTAGAGAGGTGCAGGGCTGGTGATATCGAGAGGGCCTTCTGCGCTGTCCGGCCTCCCGGACATCATGCCGAGGCAGACGAGGCGATGGGCTTCTGCATCTTCAACAACATCGCCGTCGGCGCTCGGCACGCTCAGCGGGCCGGTTTTGAGAAGGTCTTCATCGTCGACTTCGACGCCCACCACGGAAACGGGACACAGCATATCTTTGAAGAGAGCGATTCGGTCTTTTTTTTCAGCACCCATCAATACCCGTACTATCCGGAAACCGGGAAGGACTCGGAACGGGGGAAAGGCAGGGGCGAGGGATATACCTACAACATCCCGATACTGAAGGGTTCGGGGAATAAGGACTACCTCTATGTTTACCAGGACATCCTCCCCGGGCTCATCAGGAGGTTCGCGCCAGATATCGTTCTCGTCTCGGCGGGCTATGACATCCATGCGCGCGACCCCCACGCTGACATTCGGGTTACCGATGAGGGCATCAGAGGCATTGTGCGGAGCATCCTCACTTCCTCATCGGGCCCTGTCGTTTTCACCCTTGAGGGCGGCTATGACCTTTCCGCTCTTGAAGAGTCTGTGAAGATCACCATCGAAGAGATGCAGAAGAACTAAGGAAGCACCGGTTTTGTCGCCCGGGCATTACCTCCCGAGCCGCGAGAAGAAGAGCCCCAGATATCTATTCAGGAAATTTGACCTGCCGAGGAAAGGCACCACCGGTCTCCTCCTCGTGCCGAGGCTTTTCAGTATCCCGCGGAGTTCGCCGTTGTCCCCGTCCGTATGGAGACCCCTGTTGAAAACCCTGATCGCTTCTTTCTTATTGCCCGCAGCGATATAGGCCCTACCGAGGTTGAGGTAGAGGAAGGGGTAGAAGAATTCTTCACCGAAAGGCACTTGTCCCTTCAGCGACTCTATCGCCCTTTTACAAGTCTGAATTCCTTCTTTGTAGTGCTTGTTCACCATCACGTCGAGGTAGCCGTAATAGGAGAGGAGAAATGGGTCATCAGGGTGATAGCGCAGTCCGTCATCAAGTACGAGGAGTGCATTCCCCTCTTTCTTCTTGCCGATCAGGCCCCTCACCTCTTCCAGGTACTCAACGGCTGTCCTCTCTTTCGCCGCCTTTTCGGCCATCAAGCTCCTGAAGGCCATCTGATGTTGTTTCTCCATGAGCTGCCGGATCCGCTCATCCCGGTCAGGAAAGACGGCGACATCTCCGCAGTCTGTTTCTTTCGAGTAGATTATCCGACCCTTCAGGTAGACCCTCGTCATGAGAAGTGGATTCTTGACCCCGCCGTCCTCCGTCTGGATGAAATACTTCTCCCCGCCGATCTCTATCTCGGAATTGAATTCTCCGCCGCGGGAGGATTTGATCCTGAGGGGTTCCTCGCTCATGCTGCTTCTTATCATAGCAGAAAAGGTTACCGATTTCTTCCAGGGGGTACCTGACCGGCTACTGCTGAGTCCTTTCCATCCTTATCTTTCCTGAACCCTTTGCCCGAGTGAGAACTGCCGGATCGCCCTGAATGGTCCCGACGATGTTCACAGCGCTTGCCGGCACG from Thermodesulfovibrionales bacterium encodes the following:
- a CDS encoding tetratricopeptide repeat protein — encoded protein: MTERRNYTECGIVKLMDSLPGRKKKASGYRTAGDKTSESFHEPDDRQLSSEGPAEKAGKVRHLPLLISSVSVITFIVYLSSLHNDFIKHWDDKPYVYNNPHIRSFDWDFIKWAFTDFYEANWHPLTWVSHALDYAMWGLNPVGHHLTNVIFHAANTALVVLISVRLLKLHRERVIKSGAVSCLKERGILIAGAVIGLLFGLHPIHVESVAWVAERKDLLCGLFFLLSIMMYLKYDRVVPGYSARVFPFRSKYYLLTFGFFVLALLSKPMAVSLPAVMLILDWYPLRRIQSLKSFRVALVEKIPFITLSLLSSIVTMHAQKAAMELMRVVPLSTRVLVAAKSILTYLSKLVVPINLIPYYPYPQDVSLSSVEYPLAIAGMVGITGAFLVLSRRNTLFLAAWSYYLITLLPVLGIVQVGAQSMADRYLYLPSISLFAIAGIGAAWGWIKVGAARKRRLLLQFSYLFVIATAFISLTYLTLAQIRIWRDSLVFWNYVIEKEPSTIPLAYFNRANALVEAGQLDKAFADFDEAIALNPYYYDAYNNRGSTYDQIGRLDRALDDYNKASTLNQNDPQIFVNRGLVYLKLGRAQPAIADFNRACELGDSFGCNAPRYLK
- a CDS encoding tetratricopeptide repeat protein → MGKPPGKEGRASGRQNSGDTPIESSGKAGKRRSSGERFLGGERNTPYLVAAAVSLVTFLMYLFCLKNDLLSWDDDEYITNNPIIRSFDFALIKSAFLEFRAANWHPLTWISHALDYTVWGLNPLGHHLTNNLLHAANTFLVVVLVTKLVKAYRETAKSKDSTLGFTDRGALIIAGVTGLLFGIHPLHVESVAWVAERKDLLCGLFFLLSLLMYTRYVSSKEPRGGIATPFLSGKYLSALGFFIPALLSKPMAVSLPAVLLILDWYPFRRIESGKTFGIALFQKLPFVALSLLSSIVTLLAQKAAGATLLTEHVPLTWRMLVAGKAIVSYLLKMVFPLNLMPIYPYPRDIEPSSFEYSIPLIIIACIQAACFMTMKRHKLWLSVWSYYVVTLLPVLGLVQVGGQAMADRYTYLPSLGPFLVVGSAVAWIFSRVNLTGIKASLISGLLGAVAVSVLFVTMSYLTIEQMSIWRNDIDLWTYVIEKAPVGSTYAYFKRGKAFADRGQPDKALADYDTIVSLEPYHADVYFSRGLLFAKMRRFDKAIEQYSQAILWNQYGAGSNVGREFYFLYRGLAYLELGQVPPAISDFRRACDSGSQPACNNLKSLESSGYSTR
- a CDS encoding deoxyhypusine synthase, with product MSKKKLLKKTVAHIDIKAFDATPVIAQFENTAFQAKNLSRACEIYEKMLKDRDCAVILCLSGSLFSAGLKKIVHDMVENNMVDAIISTGAIIVDQDFFEAIGFRHYQGSPRSNDDELFKLGIDRIYDTFIDEDELRECDLTVKRIADGLPPQAYSSREFIAFMGKFLDTRRKGDGSVVWAAFKKQVPIFVPAFSDSSAGFGLVLHQWERKNEPKVAIDSVKDFLELTKIKIASKSTGLLMIGGGVPKNFAQDVTVSAEILGKESGMHKYAVQITVADERDGGLSGSTLKEAHSWGKVDDVYEQMVFSEATLAFPLLASYAYHKGSWKKRGARRLNRLFAEEGL
- a CDS encoding arginine decarboxylase, pyruvoyl-dependent — translated: MTPRKAFLTKGVGVHKDKLSSFEVALRNAGIEKCNLVYVSSILPPHCKIIPKGRGLKLLLPGQVTFCVMARNETNEPNRLISAAVGVAMPKDRVNYGYLSEHHAFGETSKISGDYAEDLAATMLATTLGISFDPNRAWNARKKDYRASGHIFKTTHICQSAEGDKNGLWTTVVAATVFIIDQDV
- the speB gene encoding agmatinase; amino-acid sequence: MSEEPPFNFCGLADEFTTIGNSAIVMLPVPFDETSTWIKGADKGPDAIIEASRHLELYDRETDTEVYRKGIFTDRAIVTAGSEPMIEEVFRRTSELLQQEKFVVTVGGEHSISIGAVRAHAALHEKMAVLHLDAHADLRDTYEGSRYNHACTVARIQETVETVISVGIRSMDSSERTKLDEKRVFYADYIHGANGWIGEVLAVLPRRVYVTIDLDVFDPGIMPSTGTPEPGGLDWYQVLRLLRTVSQEKVITGFDVVELCPSADRAPDFLAAKLIYKLLSYSFA
- a CDS encoding RNA methyltransferase → MMKAWQDNVYFVLVEPKEPGNIGASARAIKNMGFRNLCLVSPPPEMTTEGSWFARNAHDVLDSAVIYPSVADAIKDKAIVVGTTRRRGKSRGVIMPAGEGASKIFRMAVNNKVAILFGREARGLSNEEVEECGFMLTIPSSRLQPSLNLSHAVLIIAYELFLAEPGGPEAGGGRGSHIIPQGTAAPPGLQGHGEIADLYESISVTLELLEYIPRGDRNIRKRTMANLKHFIGRAGLTDWELKTLRGLCYQIGKKVGRQ
- a CDS encoding HD domain-containing phosphohydrolase, coding for MSETGEIEGNILIVDDDPSVLDFISSALMAFHYPVICSKNAGEALALLQRNAVVAVLSDIRMPGVSGLGLIERIHDINPEIPVILMTGYAEVDTAIEAINKGAFSFLLKPFKTDYLIRAVEKALKYHRMAEAEKDYRVMLEDTVLRRTRELAETATMASSLSVEIIERLSAIAEFRDSATGAHVSRIGLYSAKIAEAMGMYRDFVEKIGLASSLHDIGKIGIPDNILLKPGLLTEEEFEIIKRHTTIGAKMLSGSADKTLQMAESIALNHHESWCGEGYPRGLKGVTIPVEGRIVRLADEYDALRSKRPYKLPLNHGDAFRVITEGDGRTSPEHFDPDVFKAFILMAPFFDEVFTAHQDKHSSRR
- a CDS encoding histone deacetylase gives rise to the protein MDRVGFVYDDILLKHEPPPWHPEKKDRLIRILRALKASNLWDRIVPIKPRKASYDDLALVHTPGYIEKMKTFTGECLDMDTFVSEGSLEAALYAAGSVIEAVERCRAGDIERAFCAVRPPGHHAEADEAMGFCIFNNIAVGARHAQRAGFEKVFIVDFDAHHGNGTQHIFEESDSVFFFSTHQYPYYPETGKDSERGKGRGEGYTYNIPILKGSGNKDYLYVYQDILPGLIRRFAPDIVLVSAGYDIHARDPHADIRVTDEGIRGIVRSILTSSSGPVVFTLEGGYDLSALEESVKITIEEMQKN